The Natrinema pellirubrum DSM 15624 region CCACTACTACAAACGGTCGAAAGCGAAGGCGGGACGACGGCGATAGCCGTCGCCGTCTTCCTCGGGCAGGCAACGGCGTTCGTGGTCGCGTGCTGGATCGCAAAGCGGTCCTACGACGGCTACCGGGACGTCCGCCGGAAGCCCCTGCTGTGGCTCGCGCTCGGGATCACGCTGCTGGCCGCGGTGCCCACGGTCCTTCGGTTCCTGTTACCGACGGTACTCGGTGCCTCGTCGGTGACGACGGCCATCCTCGCGACGAGCAGCGAGATCGCGGGCCTGGTCGCGATCCTCTATACCGTCTACGGGCGGCCGTGACCGGCATCCGCCGGACCGCTCGAGCGAGCGCGAGGTGGGACCGGTGACCGGGCCCGGACTCGCGACGGCCGCGCTCGAGACGACCGTCTTCGGACTCGACGAGGCGACAACGATCTTCCTGACAGGACTGACCAGCGCCGCGCTCGGAACGGTCGTGGCGTGGACGGCCTATCGGGGGTACGCGCGAAACGATAGTCGACCGATGCTGTTTCTGGCCGTCGGCATCGCCTTCCTCACGGTCGTGCCGTTCGTCTCGTCGTACGCGGTCGACTGGGGCACCGACGCGACCGACGCGACGGTGTTGCTCGTCGTCACTCTCTCGCACCTGTTCGGACTGCTCGCGATCGTTCGCTCGTTCAGGAGGCCCGATTCGACATGACATCTACACCCATGACTTCAGCACGCACGACAGTCGGAACCATACTCGACCGCGTCCGCGCCTGGAGCCGCTGGTTCCTCGGCGTCGTCGCACGAAAGCAAACCTACGCCAATATCGCGTACCTGCTGCTGTCGTTCCCGCTCGGGATCGGCTACTTCACCGTCCTCGTGACCGGCGCGGCGATCCCGATCGGGCTCGGCTTCGCGGTCGTCGATATGGCCATGACGGAGCCGATCGCGCTGCTCATCGCCGGGATCCCGCTCTCGTTGGTCCTGGTGTGTATCGGCGGCCCGCTCGTGGCCGGCGTCCTGTTCGCGTCGATCGAACTGACCGCCCTCGAGCGGCTGCTGGCGACGCGGTTGCTCGGTGCGGACGTCCGGACCAGCGAGCCGGCCAGCACCATCCGTGAGCGGGCTCGCCGGCTCGTCTTCGATCGGGGGACGTGGAAGGGGGTCGGCTACCTGTTTAGCAAGTTCGTACTCGGACTCTGCTCGTTTATCGCGGTCATCATGGGGTTTGCGTTCACGTACGCCCTCGTCGCCGCGCCGCTTCACTACCGGAATCAGTTGGTCGGGATCCACATCGGCGACCCGATCGAGATCGTCCCCGAACTCACCTACCAGCACGAGGACTGGGCCGTCGACCTGACTTCGCCGATCCCGCTGTCGATCACCGACGGCGAACTGGTGTCGGTGTACGTCGACGCGCTGCCGTCGGCGCTCGTCGTCTCGGCCGTCGGCGTCCTCGTCGGACTGGTCGTCCTCCACCTGCTCAACGCCGTCGCGTGGCTGTTGGCCCGGTACACGGAACTGGTGTTGGACGGCACCCAGCCGTCGGTCTTCAGCGAACCGCCGACGGAGTGAACCATACGGCCACCGTGGCTCGCCGTCTCCGGTCCCGCGGTCGGTCCGTGGCCGGACTCGCCACTCGAGCCGTCGGCGTCCCAAAATCGTTTGGAGGTAGCCGTATCCCCGTGGCGCTCCAAATACCCGTTGCGGCAGGGCACCCACCAGATCCGACCCCACTCCCCCCTGCCGTCACCTCCCGAACCCCGCCTCACCCCACCCCCTTCCTCCCCACCCACCGTCCGTTTCGTCCACGCGTCCGAAGCCGACCGGCCAGCGATCGCGGCCCCGAACCGACGCGGCCGATTCGACGCGATTCCGGAACGTCGGCCACCGCCGGACCGAAGGAGTGTTTTGCGTGCGGTCCCTGCTAGTCGCCAATGAGTCAACAGAACCTCGAGGCGCTCGACGTCGGGGCGATCCGGGAGGCGTATCCCATCCTCCAGCGGGAGTTCGACAACGGCGAGCAACTCGTCTACCTCGACAACGCGGCGACGACCCAGACGCCGGACCCGGTCGTCGACGCGATGAGCGACTACTACCGGGAGTACAACGCCAACGTCCACCGCGGCATCCACCACCTCAGCCAGGAGGCCTCGATCGCCTACGAGGAGGCCCACGACCGCGTCGCCGAGTTCATCGGCGCGGACGGCCGCGAGGAGATCGTCTTCACGAAGAACACGACCGAGGCCGAGAACCTCGTCGCCTACTCGTGGGGACTGAACGAACTCGGCCCCGGCGACGAGATCGTCCTCACCGAGATGGAACACCACGCCTCGCTGGTCACGTGGCAACAGATCGGCAAGCGCACCGGAGCTAACGTGAAGTACGTTCGAGTCACCGACGAGGGCCGCCTCGACATGGACCACGCCAGCGAGATCATCACCGACGACACCGCGATGGTCTCGGCGGTCCACGTCTCGAACACGCTCGGCACCGTCAACCCCGTGTCCGACCTCGTCGACATCGCCCACGACCACGACGCGCTGGCGTTCATCGACGGCGCACAGGCAGTCCCCAACCGCCCCGTCGACGTCGCGGCCATCGACGCCGACTTCTACGCCTTCTCCGGCCACAAGATGGCCGGCCCCACCGGCATCGGAGCCCTCTACGGCAAGGAGGAGATCCTCGAGGCAATGGATCCCTACCTCTACGGCGGTGACATGATCACGAAGGTGACCTTCGAGGAGTCGACCTGGAACGAACTCCCCTGGAAGTTCGAGGCCGGGACGCCACAGATCGCGGAAGCCGTCGGGCTCGTGGCCGCCATCGACTACCTCGAGGGGATCGGCATGGAACGCATCGAGGCCCACGAGGAGGAATTGGCCCGCTACGCCTACGAACAGCTCGACGCCGAACCCGGCATCGAGATCTACGGCCCCGAACCCGGTCCCGAACGCGGCGGCCTCGTTGGGTTCAACTTGGAGAGCGTCCACGCCCACGACCTCGCCTCGATCATGAACGACCACGCGGTCGCGATCCGCGCCGGCGACCACTGTACCCAGCCGCTGCACGATAAACTGGGGGTGGCCGCGTCGGCTCGAGCCTCGTTCTACATCTACAACACGAAAGAAGAGGTCGACAAGCTGGTCGACGCCATCGACGACGCACGACAGTTGTTCGCGTAAGCGAACAACGGAGTGCGAGGAGATGTCGACGACGTCTTCGCGAACGGAGTGAGCAAAGGCCAGCGAGAGCTTCGCTCTCGCCGGGCGCGTCAGCTCTTTCGTTGACGCGCGAGGGACGTCTTGCCGAGCGCAGCGAGGCAAGGCTCGAAGCGGCTTCGCCGCTTCGTAGACGCCCGGCAGTTGTTCGCATAACTACCGTTCGTCGACGCCTGAGGAGTGTCTCAGCGGGACTATTTTGGAAAGCGTAGTTCTCCGCTCGAGCGGGTGGCAACGGCTCCCCCGTCGGCCGTCAGTGACCGGCCAGTACTGCGACGGCACGGACGAACGATCGACTCGAGCCGAATCGCGACCGGTCGGGTACGAACACTGTTCAACGCGAGTGACACGGACGTTATACCCGCTCGCTCGCTACGTAACGGCGATGGCCACGGACGACGAGGGCACGGACGATCCGATCGATATCCTGCTGGTCGAGCCCAACCCCGGCGACAGCCGGTTGTTCGAGGAGCAGTTCACGGATGCGAAGTTGCTCAACACCATCCACACCGTCTCCGACGGCGACGAGGCCCTTGCGTTTCTCCACCAGCGTGGCGAGTTCGCCGAGGATCCCCGACCCGACATCGTCCTGCTCGAGCCACAACTGCCCGGCAAGAGCGGGATCGAGGTCCTCTCGGAACTACAGAACGACCCCGTGTTGAACGAGATTCCGGTCGTCGTCCTCACGAGTTCCGATGCGGGCGAGCAGGTCGTCCGGTCCCACGGCCTCGAGGCCGACACCTACCTGCAAAAGCCGGTCAAGCCCGAGGAATTCGTCGAGTTCGTCGGGTCGATCGAGGAGTTTTGGTTCGCGATCGTCCAGAAGCCCTCGTAGTCGGCGACCCGCGACTGATACGGTCTGCTGTAACGGTTTCCCGGTGCGACCGCAGGACGGTCGCGGTCACACCGGAAACGACTTCCAGTAGTCCGTATGGCGCCGACCGCAGCCGGCGCGTTTATTTTTTCGGCCGGCGGAATTCGGGGGTGATGCTCGAGACAGTTCGCGACCGTGCCCGCACCTATTTCGATGACGCGTCACCGGCCCACGACTGGCACCATGTCCAGCGAGTCGAGCGGCTGGCCGAGACGCTGTGCGAGCGCCACCCCGACGCCGTCGACGAGCGGGTGGTCCGCCTCGCCGTCTACTGTCACGATGTCGGCCGGACGAAGGAAGACCGCGGCGAGATCGACGACCACGCGCGATGGGGCGCGCGGGAAGCCGAGGGGATCCTGCGCGAGTGCGGGGCCGACGCGGCGACGATCGAGCGGGTCCAACACTGTATTCGGGCTCACCGCTACTCGAACGACCTCGAGCCCGCGACGCTCGAGGCGAAACTCGTCTCGGACGCGGACAACCTCGACGCGCTCGGCGCGGTCGGCATCGCCCGCGTGTTCGCCTACGGCGGCGAGATGGGCGACCCGATCCACGACCCCGCCCAGCCGATCGCGGAAGACGACACCGACGCCGGCGCGACCCAGTACAACCACATCCACAAGAAGATCCTGGACCTGCCAGCGCGGATGTACACCGACGTCGGTCGCGACCTCGCGGCGGAGCGTGTGGCGTTCGTTCGCGAGTACCTCGATCGATTCGATAGCGAGGTCGTCGGCGAGCGATAGGCGGCCGGTCGGCGACCGGACCCGACGGCCCCGAACCCGTCGGAAACCGACGCGATCGGCCGTTTCGGCCCCGGAACCCTTTTACAACTCACTGGCCTATCCGTAGCCAACGATGGGACTGGGCTCCGATATGTACCGACAGCAGATCCTCGACCACTACAAGAACCCGCGTAACTACGGGGAACTCGAGGATCCGACGTACACACACATCGGCGAGAACCCGATGTGTGGCGACGAGATCCGCATGGACATCGACCTCGCCGACGACGGGGAGACGATCGAGCGGGTCGCCTTCCAGGGCGACGGCTGCGCGATCAGTCAGGCCTCCGCCAGCATGCTCTCCGGGGAACTCGTCGGCAAGACCCTCGAGGAACTCCAGGAAATGGATCGCGACGACGTGATCGACATGCTCGGGGTCGAGGTCTCGCCCATGCGAGTCAAATGTGCCGTGCTGGCCGAGAAGGTCGCACAGGACGGCGCGGAGATCTACGAGGGCGAACTCGACGTCGAGAAGACGACGACCGAGGACTAACACCCACCTTTTTTGCGTTCGGGTTCGCTCGCTGCGCTCGCTCACCACTCACGCAAAAAATCTGGACCAAAAAAGAGCCGCTCGCTCACTCGGCGCGGCGCGTAGCGCCGCGCTCTCGTTCGCTCGCGGGTGCGATCGCTGGCCATCACATTTTCCCAGTAACGCCTACCGCACGTCTGCGAAGTAGCGATATCGTCTCGTTTTGCCGGCGACGAGATCGCATCCATCGCTTGAGCGAGTCGCCGCCTCCCGGCTCAGCTTACCGCTGTGGATCGACCTCGGCCAGCGGGTTCGGGACGGTGCCGTGTTCGATCGCGTGGGGCCGCTCGGGGAGGTCGCCGTAGCCCACGCCGACGATCCGGTTGCGGTTCAGCGTCAGCTTCGGGAACGACGGCTCGAGCAGGTCGAACAGGTCGAACCGCTCCTCGAGGTCGGGGAACCGGGCGTGGTAGTCCTCGATGGCGGCCCGGACCCGGCCCCAGAACTCGGTTTCGGGGTAATCGTGATGGCGGGCCAGCAGGTCGGCGAGGTAGCGGTAAACGCCGACGAACAGCCCGTAGACGACGAACAGCCGCAGCTCTTCCGGCGGGACCGACAGCAACACGTCGTCGAGATCCTCGGGCATCCCCTGCAGTTCCTCGAGGGGCGCATCGGCGACGTTGACGTCGTCGACGAAGTCCTTGACGGCCAGCCGGGCGGGCCGGTCGTCCTCGAGGACGAGGATCGTGTTCTCGCCGTGGGGCGAGAACGCGGTTCCGTACCGGTAGAGGTAGTGCAACAGCGGCGGCAGCATCGTCTCGAACAGCTCGTCGAGCCACGCCGACAGCGACAGCTCGGAGCGCTCGACTAACTTCGAGACCACCGGCTCGCCGTCCTCGACGTGAAGGAGTGCAGCGAGGCTCATCGCTCGCTGGTCGTCGTCGATCAGGTCGGTGACGCTCTCACGCCAGACACAGCCCAGCAGTTCGTTGTACTGGTAGGGCGGTGCCTCGAGCGCGTCGAAGGTGGGGTGATCGAAGTTGACGCCGGCGATCTCTCCGGGCAGGACGAGTTCGCACTCGTCGCGCAGGAACGGGTCCGAATCCCGGACATCTTTGACGTACTCGGTGACCAGCGGCGCGGCCTCGGTGCGCTCACCGGGCAGACCGCGCCAGACGAGCGTGTTGACGATCTGCAGCGGGAGCTTCACGTTGTGTTTGGTCGGCTCGTCGGCGTTGACGAAGGTACGGACCGACTGCATCGGCAGGTACTCGTCCGGCCCGGGCCCCAACGGGACGATGTCGTCGGTCGCGAGCTGGCGGCCGAACAGCGGGACGATCGCGTTCTCCCACTGCCAGTCGTGGACCGGCAGGAACAGGTAGTCGTCGGGGTCGAGCCCGCGGTCCGTGAGGTCGTCCCGAAACCGCCCGTAGTAGTCGCCGAGTTCCGCCTCGAGCAGCGCCTCGTGGTCGAGACCCTCGACGCCCACGAACGTGGCGGCCTCGCGGGAGACGGCACACCACGAGAGCCGGATCGGTTCGGACCGTTCGGGCGCGTAGTCGCGGTAGTCGTCGTACCCCCAGCCGATCCGGCCCTTGTTGAACGTGAGCCACGGGTGGCCGGTCATCTCGCCCTCGATCTCGGCGTAGGGCATATCGAGGACCGAGCGCGCCGTCGTCTCGGCGGCGTCAGCGTCGGCCCCGTCGTCGGCATCGATGTGGGCGTCCGCAAGCAGCGTGTTGGTGTACTCGCGGACGAGATGCCCCGCCGTGATCGAGTCCATCTCGATCGTCGGCTCGAGGTCGACGACGAACTGCAGGGGGTCGGCAGCCGGCTCGAACCCGTCGCCGTCGTCGCGCTCGAGGGAGTCGACGCGGACGCTGATCGAGTCCCAGAACCGCTCGATGGCGTCGAAGCGGTATCGGACCCCCTCGAGGTCGGCCTCGTAGGTCGTCCACTCGCCGTCGGGGTCGGCGACCGGCTCCGGCTCGAGGATGTCCTCGTAGGTGAACTCCCGGACGATCTTCGCGAGGAGTTCGCGGCCGGCGTCGTCCCAGCGATCCTCGGTCAGCACCGTCTCGAGCGTGTCGGTTCCGTCGAATCCGTACTCCTGGTCCGTGGTATGTCGTGTGTGTTGCATGGTTACTCCGTATTGAGCGACAGCGATTGGGGGGCGTCGGCACGAACTGACGCGTGGTCGGCGAACTGGTCGACGTCGAAGTCCTGGAAGACGGTGTCCCGGTCGACGGGATAGATCTCGCGCCCGGCGAGCTGTTCGACGATGATCGCGTTCCGGTAACAGCCCAGCCCGAGGTCGGGGGTCCCGACCCCGTGGGCGTGTAGCGGGGCGTTCTGGACGAACACGCGGCCGGCATCGGGGCCGGCGAACGCGCCCTCGAGGCGGTAGTCCTCGGTCACGCGGAACCGGCCCCGGTCGTCGAACGCGATCCGGTCGGCGATCGGCTCGAGGAAGGTCGGCATCGGCCGCTGATACCCCGTCCCGAAGATCACGGCGTCGGTCTCGAGGGCGAACGATCGCTCCTGCTGGCGCTGTTCGCAGGCGAGCCAGTAACTGCCCTCGAGGCGCTCGAGGTCCCGGACCGCGGTCGTCGCGAGCATACCGAACTCGGGGTCGCGGTCGCCGATCGAGCGCTCGTAGAGGGTGTCGTAGATCCGTTCGCTGGTCTCGGGGTCGATCCCCTTGTACAGCAGGTCCTGCTCGGCCAGCAGGTCGTCCTTTCGCGACTGAGGGAGGTCGTAGAAGTACCGCGAGTACTCGGGCGTGAAGTGCTGGAGACCGAGCTTCGAGTACTCCATCGGGTAGAAGCCGTCCGAGCGGGTGAGCCAGTCGAGTCGGTAGCCGTGATCGGGCTGGCGCTCGAGTAGGTCCAGTACGACCTCGGCGGCGCTCTGTCCCGAGCCGACGACGGTGATCGCGTCGCGCTCGAGGGCCTCATCGCGGCGCTCGAGGTAGTCGGCGGTGTGAAACAGGGGAGCCTCCCCGTCGGCGTGGTCGCGGGCGAACGCCGGTAGGGCGGGCCGGGAGCCGACGCCCATGACGAGGTCGTCGGCCCGGTAGCGGTAGCGCCGGCCCGTCTCCGGGGACCGGGCCTCGACGACGAAGGTCCCGCCGTCGCCGGGGTCGGCACCGTCCGAGTCCGGCTCCGTTCCCCCCGAGTCGCCGTCGGGGTCGTACGCGACGCTCGTGACCTCGCGGTCGAACGCCGTCGTCGGAAGCCGGTCGGCGACCCACCGCAGGTAATCGTCGTACTCCCGGCGAGGGATCTGGAACGTCTCGTAGAAGTAAAACTCGTAGAGACGGTCCCGTTCCCGGGCGTAATTGAGGAAGCTGTGGGGGCTGGTGGGGTCGGCCATCGTCACCAGATCGGCGAGGAACGGGACCTCGAGGGTGGCCCCCTCGATCAGCATCCCCTCGTGCCAGGCGAACTCGGTGTCGCGCTCGAGGAAGACCGCCTCGAGATCGGCGTCCGCGCCATCGAGCAGCGCCGCGAGCCCGAGGTTGAACGGACCGAGACCGACGCCGAGGACGTCGTAGTGACCCCGATCGACGACTGGTTCGTCGGCGTCGTCGGCATTGCCTTCAGTCATCGTCGCCCACCTCGGTCGGCGACACAGCGGCCCCGTGGGCGGTCGGCGGCCAGACCTCTCGTTCGAACCGTTCGCGGGTGCAGACGACGAGGTTAGCCGTCTTCTCCTCTTCGGGGAACTCGAACTGTCGCCGGAACTCGAAGCCACACTGCTGGGCGACCGTCAACACGGCGTCGTTGCGGGCGTCGGGTTCGCCGACGACCCGGTCGGTCTCGGGGTGGCTGAACTGGAAGGCCGTCATCGCCCGGAGCAACGGGATCGCGACCCCCTCGCCGACGTACTCGGGCGGACCGAGCAGGAGGTGAATCCCCTGGTCGGCCGGCTCGGCGTCGTAGTACGCCGCGAGGTCGTCATCGGCGACCCAGTAGCGCTCCCAGTAGCTCATCGGGACGTGGTCCAGACAGCCGACGTACAGGGTCTGGTGGTCGTCCGCGAGCTTCTCCCGGAGCGTCTCGCGGAACTCGGGCAGCGGCTCGTCGAGGTCCCAGGAGGGCTTGACGTGATCCGAACCCAGCCACGCGTGCAGGCGACCGAGGTCGCGCTCGAGGTCGACCGGCCGGAAGCCGATGTGTCGGTCGATGGTCCGGTCGTAGTACTCGAAGTCGTACTCGGCGACGGCGGTGGCGTGGGGGCCACGGTCCGGCGTCCGGGCCGTCATCGGTTCACCTCCGGCCCCGACGACTGCCCCGTACTGGTACCGGCCGCGTCCCCGGCGTCGACCAGCGGGTTCCGCACCTCGGCGTAGACCGACTGCTCGTCCAGCGACGGCGCGTCGAGTTCGTCCAGTCCGCGAAACCGCGTCAGCAGGTTCGCCTTGCGGGGGACGGTCTCGGACTCGAGCAGCGGGTCGAGGATCGACGTTCCGGGCCGGTCGAACTCCCGGAGCGATTCGAGTTCCTTGCGGAGGATCGCGAGCAACCGTTCCTCCGCGACCAGCCCCGCGGTCCCGAAGGCGTTGATCACGCCCAGCGCGTTGTTCAACACGACGTAGTAACGGATCCGCTCGTCGGCGACCGCGTCGGGACAAATCGAGTTCGCCCGCTCGCCGATCCCCGGACAGACCGCCTCGAGCCGGTCGTAGGCGCTCTCCGGGAAGTAATAGCCCTGATTGTCCCGGTAGCGGAACTCGTCGGGATACCCCGCCTCGTCGAGCGTCAGGACACTGTTTTGCTGGTGGGCCTCGAGGCCGATCCCCCGCTCGAGGTAGAGCCACAACAGCGGCCGCACCGAGATCGCCAGGTAGCGCCGGAACCACTCCTCGCTGACGGCGGCGGGGTCGCGGCCCTCGCGCTCGGCGATCGAGGCGATGATCCGGCCCAGCCGCGAGCGGCCGTCACCGATGGCGTCCTGACAGAGCGCGACGACGGGCGTCGCCTGCCGGGCGTCCTCGCCCCGGAAGGGATTCTCCCGGAGGACGACCTCGAAGCCGGACTCGTCGCCGTCGGTCGCCAGCGCGTCTGGATCGACGGTGAGGTAGGCCGGATCGCGGATCACGTCGAAGTCGGGGAACCGGTCGCGCAGGTTATCGCCGAGTTCGGTCGCCAGCAGGGTCGAAATCGCGACCCCGCGCTCGAGTTCCGGCCGCTTGTTCGTTCGCAGGGAGTTGGTGATCTCGACGGCCAGCGACCCCTTGACCATGAACGGCGAGTCGGGGGCATACAGCGTCCGGACCGACGTCGTCGGGTAAAACTCCCGTCCCAGCGGACCAATGGACTCGAGTTTCCCCGCCGCGACGAGATCCTGCACGTCGGGGCGCTCGAGCAGCCGTTCGGCCTGCCAGGGGTGGACGGGCAGGAGGACGTCGTCGGCCCCCAGATACCCCTCGAGGACCGACTCGTCGACGGCCGGATCGGCCCGGAGCGCCTCGCGGACCCAGCCGGCGGCCGACCCCTCGCGAGCGGAC contains the following coding sequences:
- a CDS encoding sensor domain-containing protein; translated protein: MTSARTTVGTILDRVRAWSRWFLGVVARKQTYANIAYLLLSFPLGIGYFTVLVTGAAIPIGLGFAVVDMAMTEPIALLIAGIPLSLVLVCIGGPLVAGVLFASIELTALERLLATRLLGADVRTSEPASTIRERARRLVFDRGTWKGVGYLFSKFVLGLCSFIAVIMGFAFTYALVAAPLHYRNQLVGIHIGDPIEIVPELTYQHEDWAVDLTSPIPLSITDGELVSVYVDALPSALVVSAVGVLVGLVVLHLLNAVAWLLARYTELVLDGTQPSVFSEPPTE
- a CDS encoding DUF7521 family protein, translated to MTGPGLATAALETTVFGLDEATTIFLTGLTSAALGTVVAWTAYRGYARNDSRPMLFLAVGIAFLTVVPFVSSYAVDWGTDATDATVLLVVTLSHLFGLLAIVRSFRRPDST
- a CDS encoding IucA/IucC family protein gives rise to the protein MQHTRHTTDQEYGFDGTDTLETVLTEDRWDDAGRELLAKIVREFTYEDILEPEPVADPDGEWTTYEADLEGVRYRFDAIERFWDSISVRVDSLERDDGDGFEPAADPLQFVVDLEPTIEMDSITAGHLVREYTNTLLADAHIDADDGADADAAETTARSVLDMPYAEIEGEMTGHPWLTFNKGRIGWGYDDYRDYAPERSEPIRLSWCAVSREAATFVGVEGLDHEALLEAELGDYYGRFRDDLTDRGLDPDDYLFLPVHDWQWENAIVPLFGRQLATDDIVPLGPGPDEYLPMQSVRTFVNADEPTKHNVKLPLQIVNTLVWRGLPGERTEAAPLVTEYVKDVRDSDPFLRDECELVLPGEIAGVNFDHPTFDALEAPPYQYNELLGCVWRESVTDLIDDDQRAMSLAALLHVEDGEPVVSKLVERSELSLSAWLDELFETMLPPLLHYLYRYGTAFSPHGENTILVLEDDRPARLAVKDFVDDVNVADAPLEELQGMPEDLDDVLLSVPPEELRLFVVYGLFVGVYRYLADLLARHHDYPETEFWGRVRAAIEDYHARFPDLEERFDLFDLLEPSFPKLTLNRNRIVGVGYGDLPERPHAIEHGTVPNPLAEVDPQR
- a CDS encoding HD domain-containing protein, which translates into the protein MLETVRDRARTYFDDASPAHDWHHVQRVERLAETLCERHPDAVDERVVRLAVYCHDVGRTKEDRGEIDDHARWGAREAEGILRECGADAATIERVQHCIRAHRYSNDLEPATLEAKLVSDADNLDALGAVGIARVFAYGGEMGDPIHDPAQPIAEDDTDAGATQYNHIHKKILDLPARMYTDVGRDLAAERVAFVREYLDRFDSEVVGER
- a CDS encoding GNAT family N-acetyltransferase, encoding MTARTPDRGPHATAVAEYDFEYYDRTIDRHIGFRPVDLERDLGRLHAWLGSDHVKPSWDLDEPLPEFRETLREKLADDHQTLYVGCLDHVPMSYWERYWVADDDLAAYYDAEPADQGIHLLLGPPEYVGEGVAIPLLRAMTAFQFSHPETDRVVGEPDARNDAVLTVAQQCGFEFRRQFEFPEEEKTANLVVCTRERFEREVWPPTAHGAAVSPTEVGDDD
- a CDS encoding lysine N(6)-hydroxylase/L-ornithine N(5)-oxygenase family protein; amino-acid sequence: MTEGNADDADEPVVDRGHYDVLGVGLGPFNLGLAALLDGADADLEAVFLERDTEFAWHEGMLIEGATLEVPFLADLVTMADPTSPHSFLNYARERDRLYEFYFYETFQIPRREYDDYLRWVADRLPTTAFDREVTSVAYDPDGDSGGTEPDSDGADPGDGGTFVVEARSPETGRRYRYRADDLVMGVGSRPALPAFARDHADGEAPLFHTADYLERRDEALERDAITVVGSGQSAAEVVLDLLERQPDHGYRLDWLTRSDGFYPMEYSKLGLQHFTPEYSRYFYDLPQSRKDDLLAEQDLLYKGIDPETSERIYDTLYERSIGDRDPEFGMLATTAVRDLERLEGSYWLACEQRQQERSFALETDAVIFGTGYQRPMPTFLEPIADRIAFDDRGRFRVTEDYRLEGAFAGPDAGRVFVQNAPLHAHGVGTPDLGLGCYRNAIIVEQLAGREIYPVDRDTVFQDFDVDQFADHASVRADAPQSLSLNTE
- a CDS encoding IucA/IucC family protein, translating into MTVRPTTRTSTSDDGVDATRVARDATVHSFLNCYCLETGAGEFVPAAETPIDRRPESGLVLRCSLPNQGIDLFVPVRYRSPTGRHLFDLPAAFRAGDGEPQPLDYATLATLATKELELARGADPNRDDLLERVVRSCRNVERYVEARADDGDALYGTDFTFREAEQSLVFGHLQHPTPKSRRGMGNDAERYAPELEGSFRLHYVRADADIVESESAREGSAAGWVREALRADPAVDESVLEGYLGADDVLLPVHPWQAERLLERPDVQDLVAAGKLESIGPLGREFYPTTSVRTLYAPDSPFMVKGSLAVEITNSLRTNKRPELERGVAISTLLATELGDNLRDRFPDFDVIRDPAYLTVDPDALATDGDESGFEVVLRENPFRGEDARQATPVVALCQDAIGDGRSRLGRIIASIAEREGRDPAAVSEEWFRRYLAISVRPLLWLYLERGIGLEAHQQNSVLTLDEAGYPDEFRYRDNQGYYFPESAYDRLEAVCPGIGERANSICPDAVADERIRYYVVLNNALGVINAFGTAGLVAEERLLAILRKELESLREFDRPGTSILDPLLESETVPRKANLLTRFRGLDELDAPSLDEQSVYAEVRNPLVDAGDAAGTSTGQSSGPEVNR
- the sufU gene encoding Fe-S cluster assembly sulfur transfer protein SufU; translated protein: MGLGSDMYRQQILDHYKNPRNYGELEDPTYTHIGENPMCGDEIRMDIDLADDGETIERVAFQGDGCAISQASASMLSGELVGKTLEELQEMDRDDVIDMLGVEVSPMRVKCAVLAEKVAQDGAEIYEGELDVEKTTTED
- a CDS encoding aminotransferase class V-fold PLP-dependent enzyme, whose product is MSQQNLEALDVGAIREAYPILQREFDNGEQLVYLDNAATTQTPDPVVDAMSDYYREYNANVHRGIHHLSQEASIAYEEAHDRVAEFIGADGREEIVFTKNTTEAENLVAYSWGLNELGPGDEIVLTEMEHHASLVTWQQIGKRTGANVKYVRVTDEGRLDMDHASEIITDDTAMVSAVHVSNTLGTVNPVSDLVDIAHDHDALAFIDGAQAVPNRPVDVAAIDADFYAFSGHKMAGPTGIGALYGKEEILEAMDPYLYGGDMITKVTFEESTWNELPWKFEAGTPQIAEAVGLVAAIDYLEGIGMERIEAHEEELARYAYEQLDAEPGIEIYGPEPGPERGGLVGFNLESVHAHDLASIMNDHAVAIRAGDHCTQPLHDKLGVAASARASFYIYNTKEEVDKLVDAIDDARQLFA
- a CDS encoding response regulator, with protein sequence MATDDEGTDDPIDILLVEPNPGDSRLFEEQFTDAKLLNTIHTVSDGDEALAFLHQRGEFAEDPRPDIVLLEPQLPGKSGIEVLSELQNDPVLNEIPVVVLTSSDAGEQVVRSHGLEADTYLQKPVKPEEFVEFVGSIEEFWFAIVQKPS